The following proteins are co-located in the Solanum pennellii chromosome 1, SPENNV200 genome:
- the LOC107029662 gene encoding calmodulin-5/6/7/8-like: protein MADSLTEDQISEFRQAFWVIDKDCDGVIRIEELASVIQSLHENPTREEIQEMINEVDPDGDGTIDFEDFLNIMAKKLKDNVTEELKEAFKVFDRDQDGFISANELRNVMMNLGERLTEEEAQQMIREADLDGDGLVSYDEFVKIMII, encoded by the exons ATGGCTGATTCATTAACAGAAGACCAAATTTCCGAGTTTCGTCAAGCCTTTTGGGTTATCGACAAGGATTGTGATG GGGTAATAAGAATAGAGGAACTTGCGTCAGTAATTCAATCTTTACATGAAAATCCAACAAGGGAAGAGATACAAGAAATGATAAACGAAGTGGATCCTGATGGTGATGGTACTAttgattttgaagattttttgaATATCATGGCTAAAAAGCTCAAG GACAATGTAACGGAGGAGCTAAAAGAAGCATTCAAAGTATTTGATCGCGATCAAGATGGATTTATTTCTGCTAATGag TTAAGAAATGTGATGATGAATTTGGGGGAAAGATTGACAGAGGAAGAAGCCCAACAGATGATTAGAGAGGCAGATCTTGATGGAGATGGACTCGTAAGCTATGACgaatttgttaaaattatgattatttag